A genomic segment from Syntrophorhabdaceae bacterium encodes:
- a CDS encoding HU family DNA-binding protein → MTKAAFIAKVAAKTKFSKAQAEKAINCVVDVLKDAMKKGDKLSLVGFGTFSVAKRKARNGRNPRTGKPMKISAKKVPKFSASPLFRKMVK, encoded by the coding sequence ATGACAAAGGCAGCATTCATCGCAAAAGTAGCGGCAAAGACAAAATTCAGCAAGGCGCAGGCAGAAAAGGCAATAAACTGTGTTGTTGATGTGCTCAAAGATGCTATGAAGAAAGGTGATAAGCTTAGCCTCGTTGGTTTCGGAACCTTTTCGGTAGCGAAAAGAAAGGCCCGTAACGGGAGAAACCCAAGAACTGGAAAACCAATGAAGATCTCAGCGAAGAAGGTACCGAAATTTTCAGCATCTCCGTTGTTCAGGAAAATGGTCAAGTAG
- a CDS encoding PAS domain S-box protein, giving the protein IDITERKKAEKELKDSETKYRTLFEYANDAIFLMSGDTFIDCNTKTLEMFQCTREQIIGQPPYRFSPPFQPNGEGSRQAALNKINAALRGESRFFEWIHCRYDGTPFDAEVGLNRITLGGETFIQAIVREITERKKTEQALQKSEEKYHNIFEHSIEGIFQSTPDGRHLSANPAMARMFGYDTPEEMIEATTDIATQIYVDPEEREVFKKIIEEQGFVEKFESEQYRKDGSTFWVSTNARAVRTPDGAILCYEGTAIDITLQKKTEEALRQERERFLTLTENAPYGLALIDQDGTFQYTNPQFKGIFGYALNEVPNGREWFRKAYPDPAYRHTVIAAWIDDIKGTRMLEKRPRIFTVRCKDGTDKIINFIPVKLTAGGNIMACEDITQRKQAEEELRAAHERFFNIIEFLPDATLVIDREKRVVTWNRACEEMTGVRKEDILGKGDYEYGLAIYGIRRPILIDYVTAESDELKERYESIKKKGNVLYGEVFVPKLYGGKGTFLSGTASPLFDSSGNIVGAIESIRDITERKNLESQLLQAQKLQAVGTLAGGIAHDFNNLLMAVLGYTSLMLMDVDPGHRHYEKLKIIEKQVQSGADLTKQLLGFARGGKYEVKPTDMNELLIKSSDIFGRTKRDIVIHRKLQDDLYTVEIDRSQIEQVLLNLYINAWHAMPTGGELYLETQNIIFDEGYANRYPIKPGQYVKVSVTDTGIGMDEATKQRIFEPFFTTREMGRGAGLGLASVHGIIKNHSGMINVYSEKGKGTTFNIYLPASGKEHIEDKVISDELLKGREMILFVDDQDVVIDVGKAILEELGYTVLLAKSGQEAVDVYAERMEEIDLVILDMVMPTVSGGETYDRLKEINPGIKVILSSGYSLNGQASGILERGCNGFIQKPFNVNELSKKIREVLEK; this is encoded by the coding sequence ATCGATATTACAGAGCGTAAAAAGGCAGAGAAAGAATTAAAAGACAGTGAAACCAAATACCGGACACTCTTTGAATATGCCAACGACGCCATATTCCTCATGAGCGGAGATACCTTCATTGACTGTAACACCAAAACCCTGGAGATGTTTCAGTGCACCAGGGAGCAGATTATCGGGCAGCCTCCTTACAGATTCTCTCCCCCATTCCAACCCAACGGCGAGGGTTCAAGGCAAGCGGCGCTCAATAAGATCAATGCGGCGTTGCGCGGTGAATCTCGTTTCTTTGAGTGGATACACTGTCGCTACGATGGGACCCCTTTTGATGCCGAGGTGGGTCTGAACCGTATTACGCTGGGAGGTGAAACATTCATCCAGGCAATCGTCCGCGAAATCACCGAACGGAAAAAGACCGAGCAGGCACTCCAAAAAAGTGAAGAGAAATACCACAATATTTTCGAACATTCCATAGAGGGCATCTTCCAGTCAACCCCGGACGGAAGACATTTAAGCGCGAACCCGGCCATGGCAAGGATGTTTGGATATGATACCCCGGAGGAGATGATCGAAGCTACGACCGACATAGCGACACAGATATATGTAGACCCGGAAGAAAGGGAGGTGTTTAAAAAGATCATTGAAGAGCAGGGCTTTGTCGAGAAATTCGAATCAGAACAGTACCGCAAAGACGGGAGCACGTTCTGGGTTTCCACCAATGCCCGCGCGGTCCGGACTCCCGATGGGGCAATACTCTGTTATGAAGGTACCGCGATCGATATTACCTTGCAAAAGAAAACTGAAGAGGCCCTGCGCCAGGAACGGGAACGGTTTCTGACCCTTACGGAAAACGCCCCCTACGGGCTTGCATTGATTGATCAGGATGGCACTTTTCAATACACGAACCCTCAATTCAAAGGGATATTCGGCTATGCTCTCAACGAAGTTCCAAACGGCAGGGAGTGGTTCAGGAAGGCCTATCCTGACCCGGCATACAGGCATACTGTAATAGCAGCATGGATTGACGACATAAAAGGGACAAGGATGTTGGAAAAAAGGCCGAGGATCTTTACGGTGAGGTGTAAAGACGGCACCGACAAGATAATCAATTTTATACCTGTTAAATTGACAGCCGGTGGAAACATAATGGCCTGTGAGGACATAACCCAACGCAAACAGGCCGAAGAAGAGCTCCGCGCGGCCCACGAGCGGTTTTTTAACATCATCGAGTTCTTGCCCGATGCGACGCTGGTCATCGACCGGGAAAAAAGGGTGGTAACCTGGAATCGTGCCTGCGAAGAGATGACAGGTGTCAGGAAGGAGGATATCCTTGGGAAAGGTGACTATGAGTATGGCCTTGCCATTTATGGTATAAGAAGACCTATACTCATAGACTATGTTACCGCCGAGTCCGATGAGTTAAAGGAGAGATACGAATCGATCAAGAAAAAAGGCAACGTGCTCTATGGAGAAGTATTCGTGCCAAAACTATACGGTGGGAAGGGCACATTTTTGTCAGGGACTGCCTCTCCATTATTTGACAGCAGTGGAAATATAGTTGGCGCGATAGAATCGATTCGTGATATCACGGAACGCAAAAACCTCGAATCCCAGCTTCTCCAGGCCCAGAAACTGCAGGCCGTAGGGACCCTGGCGGGTGGTATTGCCCATGACTTCAACAACCTTCTTATGGCTGTCCTCGGATATACATCCTTGATGCTTATGGACGTAGATCCCGGTCATCGTCATTATGAAAAGTTGAAAATAATAGAAAAACAGGTACAAAGCGGCGCAGACCTGACAAAGCAGTTACTGGGATTTGCCCGGGGCGGGAAATATGAAGTGAAACCAACAGATATGAATGAACTCCTCATTAAATCCTCTGATATATTTGGCAGGACCAAGAGGGATATTGTTATCCACAGAAAACTACAGGACGATCTTTATACGGTAGAGATAGACCGCAGCCAGATAGAACAGGTCCTGTTAAACCTCTATATCAATGCATGGCATGCGATGCCTACAGGAGGAGAACTCTATCTTGAAACACAGAATATTATTTTTGATGAAGGCTACGCCAATCGTTACCCGATAAAGCCGGGGCAATATGTAAAAGTATCCGTAACCGATACAGGGATAGGCATGGACGAGGCAACGAAGCAAAGGATCTTTGAGCCCTTTTTCACCACACGGGAGATGGGAAGGGGGGCAGGCCTGGGATTGGCCTCTGTGCACGGTATTATAAAAAACCATAGCGGTATGATCAATGTTTACAGCGAGAAAGGGAAAGGCACAACCTTCAACATCTATCTCCCTGCTTCCGGGAAAGAACATATCGAGGATAAGGTCATATCGGATGAGTTATTGAAGGGCCGGGAGATGATCCTTTTTGTTGATGACCAGGATGTGGTTATTGATGTTGGAAAGGCAATTTTGGAGGAGCTTGGCTATACGGTGCTGCTGGCGAAAAGCGGGCAAGAGGCAGTAGATGTCTATGCGGAACGCATGGAAGAGATTGACCTGGTGATCCTCGATATGGTCATGCCGACCGTGAGTGGCGGGGAAACCTACGACAGATTGAAGGAGATCAACCCCGGGATCAAGGTCATTCTCTCAAGCGGCTATAGCTTAAACGGCCAGGCATCGGGAATACTTGAACGCGGCTGTAACGGTTTTATCCAGAAGCCATTCAATGTTAATGAATTATCAAAAAAGATACGGGAAGTACTGGAAAAATAG